TTTACTCAATGAATTCAGGCGTTCCGCAAATGCTTTAGTGAACCCGGGAGGCATATGTTGAACTACCAAAATAGGCTTCGAAAAGTCCGCTGGGATCGCACTGAAAAGAGTCTGAAGTGCCTTAGGTCCTCCAGTAGAAGTCCCTATTCCGATAGCCTGGACTGAGACTGGTTTTTGAAAACTTTTATTTATCTGAGTTGGTGAAGAAGGTCTGGCGATTTTGTCGGGAGTTTTTGCAAGCGGGACACTGAGCTTGGAGTCCAGGTAACCCTTTATCTTTCCTGCAAGCACCTCCGCAATTTCTTCCGGAGAAAATTGATTTCCACTAGAAGGCTTAGGAACAAAATCAATCGCACCAAGTTCCAAAGCACGAAAAGTAGCATCCGCTCCGTGTTGGGTCAAAACGGAAAGCATGATCACTGCCGTAGGAAGCCTTTTCTTTTTGATCTCTGCCAGCGCGGAAAGACCATCCATAATCGGCATTTCAATATCTAAGATGATAAAATCGGGACGCAGCTTTTCCGCGAGCTCCACACAATCGACACCGGTTTTTCCAGTTGCGATAATTTGAAACCCTTCCTTCTTTTCGAGAACATCACTTAAGATATTCCTCACAAGCATGGAATCATCAACGATTACAATTTTAGGAGAGCTCATTAGGATTTCTGGATCAACTCAACCAACTCATCAAAGTCAGGAAGAAAGACTAAAACACCCAAGAGATTACTTCCTTGATGATTGAATTCAGTGTGCATGGATAAGAACTTGGTTCTTTCCGGTTTAACAATATCAATTACATCCAAAAAACTTCCTGTAATCATTTCGGGAACGGAAGGTAAAATTTCCTTTTTCATTTTGTTTGATAATGAATTCATCACACTCGAACAAACGATATTTGATATTTCAGATAATACGGAAACCATATCTTCGGACAATACTTTGGAGCTTTCCGAGGAGTAACGAGCTTCCGCCGATCCGAGTAGTTCCTTGGCAATCTCCACTCCGTTTTCTTCGGAAAACATCATCAAAAGATTTCCGTTCAGGTCTCCGGTCATACGGATTTTAACACCGAAAAAATCGTCATGGGAAAAACGAAATTCGCGGGCAAGTCCCTCTCGATCGGTAAGAATGATTTCGGGGATGAACAACTCGACTTCCTTGCCGACCAGTTGGGAAAGAACCACACCGGCATTCATCATCCCGGTATTCACAATGTTTTCCAGTTTCTTAATATCTTTCGTCGACATGAGTTGGGATATATCTCTGGAATTGGTAGTGACTTGTTGAAGTCTGGCTTCCTTTTGTTCTACAAATCCTTTTATGATTTGCGCAGCCTGGTCTCTTTCTTTGGAAGTAGTAGCATCTAACCTTGCTTTATCGGCAAGTCGATGTACTTCTTCTTCCTGGTGAGGATCAATCACCAATTCGGAAGTCGGTGTTTCCGTAACAGCGGTGATAGTTGATCCGTTTCCGTTCGTATAAGTTTGAGATTCGGAAGTTGTGACTTTTTTGTTTACTGTAACTTCTTCCGCAAAGATTTCTTCTTTGGGAACGATCACATGTTTTTCACGGGATCTGTCTTTTTTCAGCCTTGTTTTTTCTTTGGAACGCATTTCCATAAGTTTCGCATTGTACGCGTTAGTGGAAAGTTTGGATTTGAATACAAGATCCGAATCGCTCATTTCCAAAGACCGGATGGAAGAAGAACGTTTCATCATTTCTCCCACGACACTTGAAGAGTTTTCTTCCCTGTTGATTTTCTCCGCTGCAATTTCGACAAGACCGGGAATATCCAATACAAGTATAATGGTTCCGTCTCCCATAATGGTAGCACCGGTTAACCCTTGTACATCTTTGTAATTTTTACCAAGAGATTTGATTACAGTTTCATGTTTGC
The nucleotide sequence above comes from Leptospira kobayashii. Encoded proteins:
- a CDS encoding protein-glutamate methylesterase/protein-glutamine glutaminase, with the translated sequence MSSPKIVIVDDSMLVRNILSDVLEKKEGFQIIATGKTGVDCVELAEKLRPDFIILDIEMPIMDGLSALAEIKKKRLPTAVIMLSVLTQHGADATFRALELGAIDFVPKPSSGNQFSPEEIAEVLAGKIKGYLDSKLSVPLAKTPDKIARPSSPTQINKSFQKPVSVQAIGIGTSTGGPKALQTLFSAIPADFSKPILVVQHMPPGFTKAFAERLNSLSKISVKEAENGDIVEPGKAYIAPGDYQMKVVSKNGSKVIELEQTTTVNGHRPSIEVLFNSMSEVYGGNHLLSVIMTGMGRDGSQSITNIHNQGGVTLAQDEASSVVYGMNRVAVELGGIDLVLPLEDIIPKMIEILKTRGN